In the genome of Shewanella glacialimarina, one region contains:
- the rpoD gene encoding RNA polymerase sigma factor RpoD, which produces MDHTPQSQLKLLLAKGKEQGYLTYAEVNDHLPADMVDSDQIEDIIQMINDMGIRVFEEAPDADDMMMSEDNTDEDAAEEAAAALATVESELGRTTDPVRMYMREMGTVELLTREGEIVIAKRIEEGINTVQCSVSEYPQAIAMILEQFDQYEADEIRLSDIISGFVNPDDDDVAPTATNIGSEVPDSDDSDDDDDDDSDDDEDEEEGPKGPDPEEAKEKFTQLREAYEKSLAIIAEKGRDHPEAIGSLFVIGELFKEFRLVPKQFDRLVKSMRTMMDRVRIQERLILKLVVEQAKMPKKNFVKAFTGKETNLDWFIKEVGSSKPYAEGLRMVEDDVNRCVHKLDVIEKETDLTIAGIKDINRRMSIGEAKARRAKKEMVEANLRLVISIAKKYTNRGLQFLDLIQEGNIGLMKAVDKFEYRRGYKFSTYATWWIRQAITRSIADQARTIRIPVHMIETINKLNRISRQMLQEMGREPSPEELAERMMMPEDKIRKVLKIAKEPISMETPIGDDEDSHLGDFIEDTTLELPLDSATSESLKNATHEVLAGLTAREAKVLRMRFGIDMNTDHTLEEVGKQFDVTRERIRQIEAKALRKLRHPSRSEILKSFLDD; this is translated from the coding sequence ATGGATCACACTCCGCAGTCGCAACTTAAACTGTTGCTCGCTAAAGGTAAAGAGCAAGGTTATTTAACCTATGCAGAAGTGAACGACCACTTACCTGCAGACATGGTCGATTCCGATCAGATTGAAGATATTATCCAGATGATAAATGACATGGGTATTCGAGTGTTTGAAGAAGCACCGGACGCCGATGACATGATGATGTCGGAAGACAACACAGACGAAGATGCAGCGGAAGAAGCTGCGGCCGCTTTAGCCACAGTTGAAAGTGAATTAGGACGTACAACCGACCCTGTGCGCATGTACATGCGCGAAATGGGGACTGTTGAGCTTTTAACTCGCGAAGGCGAAATTGTAATTGCTAAGCGTATTGAAGAAGGTATTAATACCGTTCAATGCTCTGTGAGTGAATACCCACAAGCCATTGCAATGATCTTAGAGCAATTCGACCAGTATGAAGCTGACGAAATTCGCTTGTCTGATATTATCTCTGGATTTGTAAACCCTGACGATGACGACGTCGCCCCTACCGCCACTAACATTGGTTCTGAAGTCCCTGATAGTGATGATAGTGATGATGACGATGATGACGATAGCGACGACGATGAAGATGAAGAAGAAGGTCCAAAAGGTCCGGATCCTGAAGAAGCTAAAGAAAAATTCACACAATTACGCGAAGCCTATGAGAAAAGCCTAGCCATTATTGCTGAAAAAGGACGTGACCACCCTGAAGCAATTGGTTCACTCTTCGTCATTGGTGAGTTATTTAAAGAATTCCGCCTAGTACCTAAGCAGTTTGATCGCTTAGTAAAAAGCATGCGCACCATGATGGATCGCGTACGTATTCAAGAGCGTCTAATTCTTAAACTTGTTGTTGAACAAGCTAAGATGCCGAAAAAGAACTTTGTTAAAGCCTTTACAGGTAAAGAAACCAATCTTGATTGGTTTATCAAAGAAGTCGGTAGCAGCAAGCCATACGCCGAAGGTTTACGTATGGTAGAAGATGACGTTAATCGTTGTGTTCATAAACTTGACGTCATTGAAAAAGAAACAGACTTAACTATTGCTGGTATTAAAGACATCAACCGTCGTATGTCAATCGGTGAAGCGAAAGCCCGCCGAGCGAAAAAAGAAATGGTTGAAGCTAACTTACGTCTAGTTATCTCTATTGCGAAAAAGTATACCAACCGTGGTTTACAATTCTTGGACTTAATCCAAGAAGGTAATATCGGCTTGATGAAAGCAGTTGATAAGTTTGAATATCGCCGTGGTTATAAGTTCTCAACTTATGCAACCTGGTGGATCCGTCAGGCAATCACTCGTTCAATCGCTGACCAAGCGCGTACTATTCGTATTCCAGTACACATGATTGAAACGATCAACAAGTTGAACCGTATTTCACGTCAAATGCTTCAAGAAATGGGCCGCGAGCCGTCACCTGAAGAATTAGCTGAACGTATGATGATGCCTGAAGATAAGATCCGTAAGGTACTGAAAATCGCTAAAGAGCCAATCTCAATGGAAACACCAATCGGTGACGATGAAGATTCGCATTTAGGTGATTTTATCGAGGATACTACCCTCGAGCTACCATTAGACTCTGCGACTAGCGAAAGTCTGAAAAATGCGACCCACGAAGTGTTAGCAGGCTTAACAGCCCGTGAAGCGAAAGTACTGCGTATGCGTTTTGGTATCGACATGAATACCGACCACACATTAGAAGAAGTGGGTAAGCAGTTTGATGTAACGCGTGAGCGAATTCGTCAAATTGAAGCAAAAGCGTTACGTAAATTACGCCACCCTTCTCGCTCAGAAATCTTAAAATCATTCCTAGACGATTAA
- a CDS encoding HNH endonuclease, with amino-acid sequence MNSYYAYHGPDNKTDFDYTNGYGFEKETKLKKLEIGDEVYIVQGLKIKGKHCFKLCGKYKVIEKYYDENFIGREHRVRLSDASKLSSFLNIDEDDWSNRLPNSERKDQKTNFKKHFCFTGATLQSPLSHEVISVIEHYLSSGSKSAKGPTSFSIAQGDLVGDLKVIENSDLSDSEKEILTKARVGQGKFKSDVIKTWQGEKCAVTLVSIKEMLIASHIKAWKDCENTGERLDGANGILLCAHVDKLFDNHLITFKCKNNRYYLNISNSVNISQLKGLGIEKGIELEVSHLDFKASERFQIYMQHHNRLFAEKESIDTSNT; translated from the coding sequence GTGAACAGTTATTACGCATACCATGGACCTGATAATAAAACAGATTTTGATTACACTAATGGATATGGTTTTGAAAAAGAAACAAAATTAAAAAAATTAGAAATTGGTGATGAAGTATATATTGTGCAGGGTTTAAAAATTAAGGGAAAGCACTGCTTTAAACTATGTGGAAAATATAAGGTAATAGAGAAATACTATGATGAGAATTTTATAGGAAGAGAACATCGAGTTCGATTGTCTGATGCTAGTAAATTATCTTCATTTTTAAATATTGATGAGGATGATTGGAGTAATCGTCTTCCGAACAGTGAGCGAAAAGACCAGAAAACAAATTTTAAAAAACATTTCTGCTTTACTGGTGCGACTCTGCAATCTCCGCTTTCGCACGAGGTGATTTCTGTTATCGAACACTATTTGTCTAGTGGATCTAAGAGTGCGAAAGGCCCTACATCATTCTCAATAGCGCAAGGTGACCTTGTTGGTGACTTAAAAGTTATCGAAAATAGTGACCTGTCTGACTCAGAAAAAGAAATTTTAACAAAGGCTAGAGTTGGGCAAGGAAAATTCAAAAGTGATGTTATCAAAACATGGCAAGGTGAGAAGTGTGCAGTCACTTTAGTGAGCATTAAAGAAATGCTAATTGCATCGCATATTAAAGCTTGGAAAGATTGCGAAAATACTGGCGAAAGGCTTGATGGCGCTAACGGTATACTGCTATGTGCTCATGTAGATAAATTATTTGATAATCATCTAATCACATTTAAATGTAAAAATAATCGCTATTATTTAAATATATCAAATTCTGTAAATATTTCTCAGTTAAAAGGACTTGGTATCGAAAAAGGGATAGAGCTAGAAGTATCCCATTTAGACTTTAAAGCCTCAGAACGATTCCAAATATACATGCAACATCATAATCGTCTTTTTGCTGAAAAAGAATCAATCGATACTTCTAACACCTAA
- a CDS encoding bifunctional diguanylate cyclase/phosphodiesterase codes for MKIHTNYQRPIKSALWVVLCFAFILAINWLLAPIAILESIANYIPLHTFLELLSIIVSAMIFGIFWANITNNKNSRNHLILACSFLGVAVLDLLHVLSFPGMPDLITPSSPEKTINFWLMARYLSALSLIVVSVSSWRTLATRLMHWIILIIILLLVSILITIGLFYPSLLPSTFVEGQGLTSFKIISEYFSAAIYLLVSIKLFHSIHKEQSYDVVNLLIAVCLMSMSQIYFTLYSEMNDSNALLGHIYKVLAYGMVYKSFFISNIVKPYEELSESRNLLSTIIEAIPMSICWKDSQSRYLGCNTQFAINAGVKSPDEIIDKFDSELAWGEQAAKYQLNDQQVISSGVPKLSYEESYISPTGEFFWINKSKAPIHDKNNAVIGMVGVYEDITARRNSQEKLQLAASVFTYAKESISITDTDGLILDVNKAFTRMTGYSREEAIGQNPRILHSGRQSASFYADMWKAILNEGYWSGELWNKRKNGDIYIESKTISAVRDKDDNTTHYLALGNDITPMKQYQDQLEHIAHYDLLTDLPNRVLLADRLGQAMLHCKRDGKSLAVVFLDLDGFKAVNDAYGHDVGDELLIALSLRMKDALRESDSLARIGGDEFVAVLTDLAIVEDCKPVLDRLLLAASEPATIGDVIFNVSASIGVTLYPQDNTDADLLMRHADHAMYAAKESGRNRYHFFDTAQDDAIKLQKINLDAIRYALDNHQFILYYQPKVNMKTGTVIGVEALIRWRHPERGLLSPNEFLPAIENNPMSIEMGEWVIDSALTQIGQWQKMNLNLTVSTSVNIAAVQLQQKDFTQRLAALLAGHPDVEPRYLELEVLETSALDDVNHVSSTMQACIALGVNFALDDFGTGYSSLTYLRRLPAKLIKIDQSFIRDMLHDADDLAIVEGVITLAKSFKREVIAEGVESIEHGTALLKLGCDLAQGYGIARPMPAEDIPAWINEWKPDNAWKI; via the coding sequence ATGAAAATACATACGAATTATCAACGACCAATAAAGTCTGCCTTGTGGGTAGTGCTTTGCTTTGCCTTTATTCTGGCCATTAATTGGTTATTGGCCCCTATTGCAATATTGGAAAGTATTGCCAATTACATACCACTGCACACTTTTTTGGAATTATTATCTATCATAGTGTCTGCAATGATTTTTGGTATTTTTTGGGCAAATATAACTAACAATAAAAACAGTCGAAATCATCTTATCCTAGCCTGCTCCTTCCTCGGTGTAGCGGTTCTGGATTTATTACATGTACTCTCTTTTCCTGGAATGCCAGACCTCATTACCCCAAGCAGTCCAGAGAAAACGATAAACTTTTGGTTAATGGCCCGCTACCTATCGGCCTTGAGCTTAATTGTAGTTTCCGTGTCTTCTTGGCGTACCCTTGCCACACGACTAATGCACTGGATAATATTGATTATTATTTTGCTGTTGGTCAGCATACTCATCACCATTGGCCTATTTTACCCTTCATTACTCCCAAGTACCTTTGTTGAAGGCCAAGGATTAACTTCATTTAAAATTATCAGCGAATATTTTTCAGCAGCTATTTATTTACTTGTTTCAATTAAACTTTTTCATTCAATACACAAGGAACAGTCCTATGATGTAGTGAATTTATTAATAGCCGTCTGCTTAATGTCAATGAGCCAAATTTACTTTACGCTATATTCCGAAATGAATGACAGCAATGCTTTGTTAGGGCATATCTATAAAGTTCTTGCCTATGGCATGGTTTATAAAAGCTTCTTCATCAGTAACATAGTAAAGCCCTACGAAGAGCTGTCTGAGTCGCGTAATTTACTCAGTACCATAATTGAAGCCATTCCTATGAGTATCTGTTGGAAAGACTCTCAATCACGTTATTTAGGCTGTAATACGCAATTTGCGATAAATGCCGGAGTGAAAAGCCCTGATGAAATAATAGATAAATTTGACAGTGAACTTGCCTGGGGAGAACAAGCAGCCAAATACCAATTAAATGATCAACAGGTCATAAGCTCTGGCGTGCCAAAATTGAGCTACGAAGAAAGTTATATCAGTCCTACCGGTGAGTTTTTTTGGATAAACAAGTCTAAAGCACCCATTCACGATAAAAATAATGCTGTTATCGGCATGGTAGGTGTCTATGAAGATATTACAGCTAGGCGCAACTCACAGGAAAAGCTTCAACTAGCAGCCAGCGTCTTTACATACGCCAAAGAGTCAATCTCCATCACAGATACCGATGGACTTATTCTTGACGTCAATAAGGCTTTTACACGGATGACGGGCTATAGCCGTGAAGAAGCAATAGGTCAAAACCCTCGCATTCTCCACTCTGGTCGACAATCTGCCAGTTTTTATGCTGATATGTGGAAAGCAATATTAAATGAAGGTTACTGGTCAGGTGAACTTTGGAACAAACGTAAAAATGGTGACATCTATATTGAAAGTAAAACAATTAGCGCCGTACGTGATAAAGACGATAATACGACCCATTATCTTGCTTTAGGTAACGACATTACCCCAATGAAACAATATCAAGACCAATTGGAACATATTGCCCACTATGATTTACTAACTGACTTACCCAACCGGGTATTACTGGCAGATCGCTTAGGTCAAGCTATGTTGCATTGTAAGCGTGATGGGAAGTCACTTGCGGTAGTATTTCTTGATTTAGATGGTTTTAAAGCCGTCAATGATGCCTATGGGCATGATGTGGGTGATGAGTTACTCATTGCACTATCTTTGCGGATGAAAGATGCATTACGCGAAAGTGATAGCTTAGCCCGCATTGGTGGGGATGAATTTGTTGCTGTATTAACAGATTTAGCGATAGTTGAAGATTGCAAGCCAGTATTAGATCGACTGTTATTAGCGGCCTCTGAGCCTGCCACCATTGGTGATGTTATTTTCAATGTCTCAGCCAGTATCGGCGTCACCCTGTACCCACAAGATAATACTGATGCTGATTTACTAATGCGTCATGCTGATCATGCCATGTACGCGGCTAAAGAGTCAGGGCGTAATCGTTACCATTTCTTTGATACAGCCCAAGACGATGCGATTAAATTGCAAAAAATAAACCTTGATGCTATTCGTTATGCTTTAGATAATCATCAATTTATACTTTATTATCAGCCTAAAGTGAATATGAAAACTGGTACTGTGATTGGCGTTGAGGCACTTATTCGCTGGCGTCATCCTGAACGAGGATTATTAAGCCCAAATGAGTTCTTACCCGCCATAGAAAATAATCCTATGAGTATCGAAATGGGCGAATGGGTTATAGATAGTGCGTTAACACAAATAGGCCAATGGCAAAAAATGAATCTTAATCTCACTGTTAGTACCAGCGTAAACATTGCTGCGGTTCAATTACAGCAAAAAGACTTCACCCAGAGACTCGCTGCGCTGTTAGCTGGCCATCCAGATGTTGAGCCCCGTTATTTAGAGCTAGAAGTGCTGGAAACGAGCGCCCTAGATGATGTTAATCATGTATCCTCAACCATGCAAGCATGTATAGCACTAGGGGTAAACTTTGCCCTAGATGATTTTGGAACAGGCTATTCATCCCTCACTTATCTTAGACGATTACCCGCTAAGTTAATTAAAATAGACCAAAGCTTTATACGGGACATGTTACATGATGCGGATGATTTGGCTATTGTGGAAGGGGTGATAACCTTAGCTAAATCGTTCAAACGTGAAGTCATTGCAGAAGGAGTTGAGTCGATAGAACATGGCACTGCCCTGTTAAAGCTAGGTTGTGATTTAGCCCAAGGTTATGGTATTGCAAGGCCTATGCCTGCTGAAGATATTCCCGCATGGATAAATGAATGGAAACCTGATAATGCTTGGAAGATTTAA
- a CDS encoding DUF599 domain-containing protein translates to MIGSPLDYVALFTFLISWIGYTRFSKHKAKTANCIARVMHQQRIHWMTQVIAKEIRVGEASLLANLERNIAFFASTTLLILAGVLTLFSQVEKLEMVIGSIPFSVSPNHALVQVKLALLAGIFVLAFFQFTWSMRQYGFVNVMIGAAPLDKTGTDINMLGYARQMAVVQDQAAHSYNYGLRSYYFAMAALCWFLHPLAFIFANLFVVYTLYQREFNSRAVQAITLAQAHLEKDPAYRMNE, encoded by the coding sequence ATGATTGGTTCGCCACTGGATTATGTAGCGTTATTCACTTTTTTGATTAGCTGGATTGGTTATACTCGATTTTCAAAACATAAAGCTAAAACCGCCAATTGTATCGCCAGAGTGATGCATCAACAGCGTATTCATTGGATGACGCAAGTCATTGCAAAGGAGATTCGGGTGGGGGAAGCATCGTTATTAGCTAACCTTGAGCGCAACATAGCCTTTTTCGCTTCGACGACATTGCTTATTCTTGCCGGTGTATTAACGCTATTTTCGCAAGTTGAAAAGCTTGAAATGGTAATTGGTTCTATTCCTTTTTCTGTTTCGCCTAATCATGCATTGGTGCAAGTTAAGCTGGCCTTACTTGCGGGTATTTTCGTGTTGGCATTTTTCCAGTTTACCTGGTCGATGCGCCAGTATGGTTTTGTTAATGTAATGATTGGCGCAGCACCATTGGATAAAACGGGGACTGATATCAATATGCTCGGTTATGCAAGGCAAATGGCAGTGGTACAAGATCAAGCGGCCCATTCGTACAACTACGGCCTACGGTCTTACTATTTCGCTATGGCGGCTTTGTGTTGGTTCCTGCACCCGTTAGCGTTTATTTTTGCTAATTTATTTGTGGTTTATACCCTTTATCAACGTGAGTTTAATTCCCGCGCGGTTCAAGCTATTACCCTTGCTCAAGCACATTTAGAAAAAGACCCTGCATATAGAATGAATGAATAA
- a CDS encoding RluA family pseudouridine synthase translates to MTEFIAPPCLENIEILFQDEHLLLINKPSGLLSLSGKNPLNIDSVHYRLVKDYPGCTLVHRLDFGTSGIMLVALNKQINGLLTQQFQNGLVDKTYTAILLGEMPSHQGDIKLPIAKDDFPLMKICHISGKAAHSHYQVIDSEHITGGQQVTKVTFTPITGRTHQLRIHSQQIGHPIIGCDLYPIGQSQSMANRLMLHATSLSFIHPVSGERMNTQCISPF, encoded by the coding sequence ATGACTGAATTTATTGCCCCACCTTGTCTTGAAAACATTGAAATACTGTTTCAAGATGAACACCTATTATTAATTAATAAACCTTCAGGTTTATTAAGTTTGTCTGGTAAAAATCCGCTTAATATCGACTCGGTTCACTATCGTTTAGTGAAAGACTATCCAGGTTGTACTTTGGTGCATCGTTTGGATTTTGGTACCTCAGGTATCATGCTGGTGGCATTAAATAAACAGATTAATGGACTGTTAACTCAGCAATTTCAAAACGGTTTAGTCGATAAAACCTATACAGCGATATTATTGGGTGAGATGCCAAGTCATCAAGGGGATATTAAGCTGCCGATCGCCAAAGATGATTTTCCATTAATGAAAATTTGCCATATAAGTGGAAAAGCGGCTCATAGTCACTATCAAGTTATTGACTCTGAACACATAACTGGTGGTCAGCAAGTGACAAAAGTGACTTTTACACCAATAACGGGTCGAACCCATCAACTGCGCATACACAGCCAGCAAATAGGGCATCCAATTATTGGCTGCGATCTCTACCCTATTGGTCAATCACAATCTATGGCGAATAGGTTAATGCTACATGCCACTTCGCTTTCATTCATCCACCCAGTCAGTGGCGAGCGAATGAATACTCAATGTATTAGCCCTTTTTAA
- a CDS encoding transporter, whose translation MKMKNKAIFAFATFSVTQTLCLTAFADEADDLAKKLANPVAALISVPIQANFDENIGANEQGSVLRINIQPVIPVSISDDWNLISRTILPVIKQSDIPVAGAGESGLGDVLQSVFFSPKQPSASGLIWGVGPVLLLDTASDAALGGEKWGAGPTGVVLKQDGAWTYGVLANHVTSFAGEDSRSDINATYVNPFVSFITQSKTTYGFNIEHTYDWEAEEPTTLVNLTANQLFKVGDQLLQVGGGFRYWTASPDNGPHDLGFRLQLTLLFPK comes from the coding sequence ATGAAAATGAAAAATAAAGCTATTTTTGCATTTGCTACGTTTAGTGTTACGCAAACTCTATGCTTAACGGCTTTTGCCGATGAGGCTGATGATTTAGCTAAAAAACTCGCCAATCCAGTGGCGGCATTAATCAGTGTACCGATCCAAGCCAATTTTGATGAAAATATTGGCGCCAATGAACAGGGCTCAGTGTTGCGCATCAACATTCAACCTGTGATCCCGGTATCAATAAGTGATGACTGGAATCTTATCTCTCGTACTATTTTGCCGGTCATTAAACAGAGCGATATTCCTGTTGCAGGGGCGGGGGAATCCGGTCTGGGCGATGTATTGCAAAGCGTTTTCTTCTCACCCAAACAGCCATCTGCCAGTGGTTTAATCTGGGGTGTTGGACCGGTACTGCTGTTAGATACCGCGTCTGACGCAGCATTAGGCGGCGAAAAGTGGGGCGCTGGGCCAACTGGTGTGGTACTTAAGCAGGATGGAGCTTGGACTTATGGGGTGTTGGCTAACCATGTAACCTCCTTTGCTGGAGAAGATAGTCGTAGTGATATAAATGCAACCTATGTGAATCCCTTTGTTAGTTTTATTACGCAGAGCAAAACGACCTATGGATTCAATATTGAGCACACCTATGACTGGGAAGCTGAAGAGCCCACCACGCTGGTGAACTTGACAGCTAACCAGTTATTTAAAGTGGGCGATCAGCTATTACAGGTAGGTGGTGGTTTTCGTTACTGGACGGCGTCGCCAGATAACGGCCCGCATGACTTAGGGTTTCGCCTACAATTAACGCTGCTATTTCCAAAGTAG
- a CDS encoding DUF1254 domain-containing protein: MKTTKTKSKLATTIFSGLFAAIMASSVYGQDFHQGYPANTKSVQNLYDEMDMQRATQAYMWSFPAVSFQSMYEGSKAEGLNYGDMIIADDYANSNSLFLTANTTTIYAQSNFTLKDGPVVIDVPNARFVGMVDDYWQRSLTDIGLAGPDKGKGAKYFFVPPAYTGEIPSEGYIVIQATQNSHNFMIRGLVDNGDVGAAVASMKKTKVYPYAERASPKPNSFVSLTDAKIDTLPHVGLEYWQRLSNFINDNPVEERDRFFMASLKFLGIEKGKPFNPDARQKKILLEGAQLGDAMARATLFAPRIEGAQVWEGRSWKWAVLLKPDQRGENYEQIDERLHWFYGAIYMTPAMALRGPGPGSQYIQTFVDSKHNWLDGANSYKLTIPANVPAKDFWSITLYDSETRSLVQNKSTQPAVSSYDKLKVNADGSVDLYFAPKAPKGFESNWIETLPKKGFFVWLRAYHPTEGLFDGSWKLSDVERVK, translated from the coding sequence ATGAAAACTACAAAGACAAAAAGTAAGCTGGCCACCACGATATTTTCTGGGCTATTTGCAGCCATTATGGCTTCAAGTGTTTATGGACAGGATTTTCATCAAGGTTATCCTGCAAACACTAAATCAGTTCAGAACCTCTATGACGAAATGGACATGCAGCGAGCAACACAGGCTTATATGTGGTCATTCCCTGCTGTCTCCTTCCAGTCTATGTATGAGGGTTCTAAAGCGGAAGGTCTCAATTACGGCGATATGATCATCGCCGATGATTATGCCAACTCCAACAGCCTGTTTCTTACCGCTAATACCACCACCATTTACGCGCAGTCCAACTTCACGCTGAAGGATGGTCCTGTTGTTATTGATGTACCCAACGCACGCTTCGTAGGGATGGTTGATGACTACTGGCAACGGTCATTGACCGATATTGGTTTGGCTGGACCGGACAAAGGCAAGGGGGCGAAATATTTTTTTGTGCCGCCAGCTTATACCGGTGAAATTCCGAGTGAAGGTTACATCGTTATCCAGGCAACTCAAAACAGTCACAATTTCATGATTCGTGGTCTGGTGGATAATGGTGATGTTGGTGCTGCTGTAGCGTCGATGAAAAAAACAAAAGTTTATCCTTATGCTGAACGCGCAAGTCCAAAGCCCAATAGTTTCGTCTCGCTAACCGATGCAAAAATCGATACGCTCCCGCATGTCGGCCTTGAGTATTGGCAACGTCTGTCGAACTTCATCAATGACAACCCTGTTGAAGAGCGCGATCGTTTCTTCATGGCATCACTGAAATTTCTCGGTATTGAAAAGGGTAAACCTTTCAACCCCGATGCGAGACAGAAGAAAATCTTGCTGGAAGGTGCTCAACTTGGCGATGCTATGGCACGTGCCACCCTGTTTGCACCTCGTATTGAAGGGGCTCAAGTTTGGGAAGGTCGTTCATGGAAATGGGCGGTGCTGCTCAAACCTGATCAGCGTGGTGAAAACTACGAACAGATTGATGAGCGTTTGCATTGGTTCTATGGCGCAATCTACATGACGCCAGCGATGGCTTTGCGTGGACCAGGCCCTGGCTCGCAATACATCCAGACCTTTGTTGATAGTAAACACAACTGGTTGGATGGTGCGAATAGCTACAAGCTGACTATTCCTGCGAATGTACCAGCCAAAGATTTTTGGTCGATTACGTTGTACGATTCTGAAACTCGCTCGCTGGTGCAAAACAAGAGCACACAACCAGCGGTTTCATCTTATGACAAACTGAAGGTCAATGCAGACGGTTCAGTTGACTTGTACTTTGCCCCCAAGGCGCCAAAAGGTTTTGAAAGCAACTGGATTGAAACACTACCTAAAAAAGGGTTCTTTGTCTGGCTCCGTGCTTATCATCCGACCGAAGGTCTCTTTGACGGTTCATGGAAGTTATCAGATGTAGAAAGGGTAAAATAA
- a CDS encoding DUF1254 domain-containing protein, translated as MPTEGADPVVTPSLDHLYTKAVIDTTKGPVYLDMPVVEGRYFSMEIHDQEHYATFYKLRPSGKFVFAYYKDTTEFPADVTVIRNRGHYPHLFIRTQLFDTADLPTNHAIQDQIKLTGPVGKVDYDNAIKWTLATHDVYPQNKGVMDDQLTYNAETHAKMFKYISDYSASVKSSAGMFEAIDDPDGSNDPKVRASGIIGHLGLPIKIAVYGASFVDCENTPLNGDKDFTITMNYTPEVSEFWSVTRYSGLTRNTIADHNDIFNAYNTKPDGNGNITITFSPKEPKNLPVGHYWMYVNAGEPYYFVSRYYHPTVDADTLLKHNDLCKKQTI; from the coding sequence TTGCCTACTGAAGGCGCAGATCCCGTGGTTACGCCCAGCTTAGACCACCTTTACACCAAAGCAGTTATCGATACAACTAAGGGCCCTGTGTACTTAGACATGCCAGTTGTTGAAGGGCGTTACTTCTCGATGGAAATTCATGATCAGGAACACTACGCCACATTCTACAAGTTGCGTCCATCCGGTAAATTTGTGTTCGCTTATTACAAAGACACAACAGAATTCCCAGCTGATGTCACTGTCATCAGAAATCGCGGTCATTACCCACACCTATTTATTCGCACCCAATTGTTTGATACCGCCGATTTGCCAACTAATCACGCCATTCAAGACCAAATAAAACTTACCGGCCCTGTTGGTAAAGTTGACTACGACAATGCAATCAAGTGGACTTTGGCGACGCATGATGTATACCCACAGAACAAGGGCGTGATGGATGACCAATTGACCTATAACGCTGAAACACATGCCAAAATGTTCAAATATATCTCTGATTATTCTGCGTCCGTGAAAAGTAGCGCAGGCATGTTTGAGGCAATTGACGACCCTGATGGTTCAAATGATCCAAAGGTTCGTGCTTCGGGTATTATCGGGCACCTTGGATTACCAATCAAAATAGCTGTGTACGGCGCTAGCTTTGTTGATTGTGAGAACACGCCACTTAATGGCGATAAAGACTTCACCATCACCATGAACTACACACCTGAAGTGAGCGAATTCTGGTCAGTCACCCGATATAGCGGTTTGACGCGCAACACGATTGCCGATCACAACGACATCTTCAACGCTTATAACACTAAGCCTGATGGCAATGGCAACATCACCATCACGTTCTCACCTAAAGAGCCTAAAAACTTACCCGTGGGCCATTACTGGATGTACGTTAATGCGGGTGAGCCTTACTACTTTGTTAGCCGTTACTACCACCCAACCGTTGATGCTGACACCCTGTTAAAACACAACGATTTGTGTAAGAAACAAACAATTTGA